Genomic DNA from Triticum aestivum cultivar Chinese Spring unplaced genomic scaffold, IWGSC CS RefSeq v2.1 scaffold40779, whole genome shotgun sequence:
TTAGTGTCATGGTTAATTATATCTTGCAACATCGACACAACAGATCCGTATGTGTCCCTCGGCCAAGTGACACCTCAGTTTTGAAGTGAAGTTTCAGTCTTGCTTATGTCTGCTTGAATTATTAACCTTAGGTACATATCCTTTTCATCATCATTCCAGAAATCAGGGTAACCTTCAAGAGTCGCACTCTCTGTCTGACTACCGATaaacttatgcaaggactttgtacCCTCACTTGGATTTAATCCCAAAACATTGTAACAGTGCACAAGGAGGTCCTTGACGTGTTGCCAGCTAGATTCAACTCTCGGTGTACCCGAATTTTTTCTGACTGCATGGTATGCATAACATAATTAAAACGTAAAGTACCAAATTGATCAATCAAAATGTACCAGCCAGATATAAC
This window encodes:
- the LOC123175200 gene encoding uncharacterized protein; amino-acid sequence: MSPILRKMIVTGVCGLVSLVLRQNLYLEHLRADDLYIKQRGNGEPTLKVLLSGVRKNSGTPRVESSWQHVKDLLVHCYNVLGLNPSEGTKSLHKFIGSQTESATLEGYPDFWNDDEKDMYLRLIIQADISKTETSLQN